A window of Mucilaginibacter paludis DSM 18603 contains these coding sequences:
- a CDS encoding VOC family protein, translating to MESLSPNIFVKDIRASIQFYQLLGFNLIASVPEEGDNFVWAMLMNGNVTFMLQTFESLGDALPEVNRTDGGSLLLYIKLKNIRDFFETVKDQITILHGLEKTFYGATEFSVKDINGYVLTFAEDE from the coding sequence ATGGAATCGTTATCTCCAAATATTTTCGTAAAGGATATTCGCGCCAGTATCCAATTTTACCAGTTATTAGGCTTTAATCTCATCGCAAGCGTACCGGAAGAAGGAGACAACTTTGTCTGGGCTATGCTGATGAACGGCAATGTGACGTTTATGCTGCAAACCTTTGAAAGCCTGGGAGACGCCTTACCCGAGGTAAACCGTACCGATGGCGGATCGCTTTTGTTGTACATTAAATTGAAAAACATCCGGGATTTTTTTGAAACTGTTAAAGATCAGATTACCATATTACATGGCCTCGAAAAAACCTTTTATGGGGCTACAGAGTTTTCGGTGAAGGATATTAACGGTTACGTATTAACTTTCGCAGAAGATGAATAA